In a genomic window of Streptomyces sp. NBC_01231:
- a CDS encoding DUF952 domain-containing protein, giving the protein MSGRATIQHVVPLEEWNTDPDRPYTPASLAVDGFVHCSPDAETTLAIVNAFYRTAPRPLLTLVLAADRLASRLEWEAAAPVPPPGVPTSTLFPHVFGPLNRDAVERVLEVQWDDQGQATALRDMR; this is encoded by the coding sequence ATGTCTGGCCGTGCCACCATCCAGCACGTGGTTCCGCTCGAGGAATGGAACACCGACCCCGATCGCCCGTACACGCCCGCTTCCCTCGCGGTGGACGGTTTCGTCCACTGCTCCCCGGACGCGGAGACCACGCTGGCCATCGTCAACGCCTTCTACCGGACGGCGCCCAGGCCGCTGCTGACGCTGGTCCTCGCCGCGGACCGGCTTGCCTCCCGACTGGAGTGGGAGGCCGCGGCGCCCGTCCCGCCGCCCGGAGTCCCGACGAGCACCTTGTTCCCGCACGTGTTCGGGCCCCTCAACCGCGACGCGGTCGAGCGCGTTCTGGAGGTCCAGTGGGACGACCAGGGACAGGCGACGGCCCTGCGGGACATGAGGTGA
- a CDS encoding alpha/beta hydrolase produces MSDVAEPVQPVLEPAAAAFAAATANPPYLFDLPPAEGRKAVDEVQSGDIEKPAVDEEWITVPGGPTGTVRARLVRPAGATGVLPVVLYIHGAGWVFGNAHTHDRLVRELAVGANAAVVFPEYDLSPEARYPVAIEQNYTVARWIVEQGAAKDLDASRLAVAGDSVGGNMTAALTLMAKQRGDVPLVQQVLFYPVTDANLDTGSYHQFATGYFLRREGMRWFWDQYTTDEAERAQITASPLRATTEQLTGLPPALVITGEADVLRDEGEAYANKLRAAGVPVTAVRFQGIIHDFVMLNALRETHAAEAAITLAVGTLRGALHGN; encoded by the coding sequence ATGTCCGACGTCGCTGAGCCGGTTCAGCCGGTCCTGGAGCCGGCGGCGGCCGCGTTCGCCGCGGCGACCGCCAACCCGCCCTATCTCTTCGACCTGCCGCCCGCCGAGGGCCGCAAGGCCGTCGACGAGGTGCAGTCCGGCGACATCGAGAAGCCGGCCGTCGACGAGGAGTGGATCACCGTGCCCGGCGGCCCGACGGGCACCGTGCGGGCTCGACTGGTCAGGCCGGCCGGCGCCACCGGGGTCCTCCCGGTCGTCCTCTACATCCACGGCGCGGGCTGGGTGTTCGGCAACGCGCACACCCACGACCGCCTGGTGCGGGAACTCGCCGTGGGCGCGAACGCCGCCGTCGTCTTCCCGGAGTACGACCTCTCCCCCGAGGCCCGCTACCCGGTCGCCATCGAGCAGAACTACACGGTCGCGCGCTGGATCGTGGAGCAGGGCGCGGCCAAGGACCTGGACGCCTCCAGGCTGGCGGTCGCCGGTGACTCCGTCGGCGGCAACATGACCGCTGCGCTCACGCTGATGGCCAAGCAGCGCGGTGACGTGCCCCTGGTCCAGCAGGTCCTCTTCTACCCGGTCACCGACGCGAACCTCGACACCGGTTCCTACCACCAGTTCGCCACCGGCTACTTCCTGCGCCGCGAGGGCATGCGGTGGTTCTGGGACCAGTACACGACCGACGAGGCCGAGCGCGCGCAGATCACCGCGTCGCCGCTGCGCGCCACCACCGAGCAGCTGACCGGTCTGCCGCCCGCCCTGGTCATCACCGGTGAGGCCGACGTGCTCCGCGACGAGGGCGAGGCCTACGCCAACAAGCTGCGTGCGGCCGGGGTCCCGGTGACCGCGGTGCGCTTCCAGGGCATCATCCACGACTTCGTGATGCTCAACGCCCTGCGTGAGACCCACGCCGCCGAGGCCGCGATCACGCTGGCCGTCGGCACCCTGCGCGGCGCGCTGCACGGCAACTGA
- a CDS encoding alpha/beta hydrolase — protein MSTTPTVLLVHGAFADAGSWSGVIAELQNHGVPVVAPPNPLRGLASDAAYVASVAAQIDGPVVLVGHSYGGALITVAGTTENVVGLVYVAAYVLEEGESLGELQGRFPLSPLVENLKEWTYPVEGAQSAVEVTIKAEAYPAIFAADVPDTVTKVLAAAQRPLAASAFEETAAAAAWRTKPSWALVAAADQAINPEVERFGAERAGATIVEVEGASHAVAVSRPKEVADLILDAVRATG, from the coding sequence ATGTCAACCACCCCCACCGTCCTGCTCGTGCACGGCGCCTTCGCGGACGCCGGCAGCTGGTCCGGGGTCATCGCGGAACTCCAGAACCACGGCGTCCCCGTGGTGGCGCCGCCCAACCCGCTGCGCGGTCTCGCCTCGGACGCCGCGTACGTCGCCTCCGTGGCCGCCCAGATCGACGGTCCGGTCGTGCTGGTCGGCCACTCCTACGGCGGTGCGCTCATCACCGTGGCCGGCACCACGGAGAACGTCGTCGGTCTGGTCTACGTCGCGGCCTACGTGCTCGAAGAGGGCGAGAGCCTCGGCGAGTTGCAGGGCCGCTTCCCGCTCTCGCCGCTCGTCGAGAACCTGAAGGAGTGGACGTACCCGGTCGAGGGCGCCCAGTCCGCGGTCGAGGTCACCATCAAGGCCGAGGCATATCCGGCGATCTTCGCCGCGGATGTCCCGGACACCGTCACCAAGGTGCTGGCCGCGGCCCAACGCCCGCTCGCCGCCTCGGCGTTCGAGGAGACCGCCGCGGCCGCCGCGTGGCGGACCAAGCCGTCCTGGGCGCTGGTGGCCGCCGCCGACCAGGCGATCAACCCCGAGGTCGAGCGCTTCGGCGCCGAGCGGGCCGGTGCCACGATCGTCGAGGTGGAGGGCGCCTCGCACGCCGTGGCGGTGTCCCGGCCGAAGGAGGTCGCCGACCTGATCCTCGACGCGGTGCGCGCGACTGGCTGA
- a CDS encoding CoA ester lyase → MSSDADASPPARPLLRSLLFVPGTRTDWLPKAAAAGADAVILDLEDAVAHSSRASARDQVAEAVTQAADDSPALFVRVNPLDSWAAAEELRAVARPGLSGIVLPKVSGPLDVRHADRLLSWCEREHGLPQGQFALVPLLETASALREAYACAAAAPRVTHLGAVTGAGGDVERAVGYRWSPEGTETHALRSRVLLDVRAAGAPHPVTGLWTRVGDLAGLRAFAEQNRSLGYTGMMAIHPSHVPVLNEVFSPSPAELARAARLVAAVEEAQARGEGAVAFEGEMVDEAMATTARAVLRTESRRPG, encoded by the coding sequence ATGTCGTCTGACGCCGATGCCTCCCCGCCCGCCCGTCCGCTGCTGCGCTCCCTGCTGTTCGTGCCCGGCACCAGAACGGACTGGCTGCCCAAGGCCGCCGCGGCGGGCGCCGACGCGGTGATCCTGGACCTCGAGGACGCGGTGGCGCACAGCAGCCGGGCATCGGCCCGTGACCAGGTGGCCGAGGCCGTCACACAGGCGGCGGACGACTCCCCGGCCCTCTTCGTCCGCGTCAACCCGCTCGACAGCTGGGCGGCCGCCGAGGAACTGCGGGCAGTCGCCCGTCCGGGGCTCAGCGGCATCGTGCTACCCAAGGTGAGCGGCCCTCTCGACGTACGGCACGCTGACCGTCTGCTCTCCTGGTGCGAGCGTGAACACGGCCTCCCCCAGGGGCAGTTCGCACTCGTCCCGCTGCTGGAGACGGCCTCCGCCCTCCGTGAGGCATACGCCTGCGCGGCCGCCGCCCCTCGTGTCACTCACCTGGGCGCGGTCACCGGAGCCGGGGGCGACGTCGAGCGCGCCGTGGGGTACCGCTGGAGCCCGGAGGGGACCGAGACGCACGCCCTGCGCTCCCGGGTCCTGCTCGACGTACGCGCCGCGGGAGCGCCCCACCCGGTGACGGGTCTGTGGACCCGCGTGGGCGACCTCGCCGGTCTGCGTGCCTTCGCCGAGCAGAACCGCTCCCTCGGCTACACGGGGATGATGGCGATCCACCCGTCCCACGTCCCCGTCCTCAATGAGGTGTTCTCCCCCTCGCCCGCCGAACTCGCCCGCGCCGCACGGCTGGTCGCGGCCGTGGAGGAGGCGCAGGCCCGGGGCGAGGGAGCGGTGGCCTTCGAGGGAGAGATGGTCGACGAAGCCATGGCCACGACAGCGCGCGCGGTCCTGCGGACCGAGTCCCGTCGCCCGGGGTGA
- a CDS encoding tartrate dehydrogenase: MTAPRTFRIAAIPADGVGKEVVAAGRAVLDALADDSRGSDAEFAFVWEEFPWGCEFYERTGKMIDDDGLDRLKDFDAIYFGAVGWPTVPDHISLWGLRLKICQNFDQWANVRPVTFLPGITSPLRKADDTELDWVVVRENSEGEYAGLGGRNLSARGQGGEVAVQSALFTEVGCERIMRFAFDLARTRTHRKVSSVTKSNAQQYGMVLWDDVFKRVAADYPDVETESVLVDAMSAKFVLRPEDLSVVVASNLNADILSDLGSALAGSLGLAASANLNPERRFPSMFEPVHGSAPDIAGRGLANPIGAVGSAALMLEHLGLPDQAARLNKAIEATTAAGILTRDVGGTATTENVTKALIEALNV; this comes from the coding sequence ATGACCGCACCCCGCACGTTCCGCATCGCCGCCATCCCCGCCGACGGCGTGGGCAAGGAGGTCGTCGCCGCAGGGCGTGCCGTCCTGGACGCGCTGGCCGACGACTCCCGCGGCTCGGACGCCGAATTCGCCTTCGTCTGGGAGGAGTTCCCCTGGGGCTGCGAGTTCTACGAGCGCACCGGCAAGATGATCGACGACGACGGCCTGGACCGCCTGAAGGACTTCGACGCCATCTACTTCGGTGCCGTCGGCTGGCCCACCGTCCCCGATCACATCAGCCTGTGGGGCCTGCGTCTGAAGATCTGCCAGAACTTCGACCAGTGGGCCAACGTCCGTCCCGTCACGTTTCTGCCCGGCATCACCAGCCCCCTGCGCAAGGCCGACGACACCGAGCTCGACTGGGTCGTCGTCCGCGAGAACAGCGAGGGGGAGTACGCCGGTCTGGGCGGCCGCAACCTCTCCGCCCGCGGGCAGGGCGGCGAAGTCGCCGTCCAGTCCGCGCTGTTCACGGAGGTCGGCTGCGAGCGCATCATGCGCTTCGCCTTCGACCTGGCCCGCACCCGCACCCACCGCAAGGTCTCCTCGGTCACCAAGAGCAACGCGCAGCAGTACGGCATGGTCCTGTGGGACGACGTCTTCAAGCGGGTCGCCGCCGACTACCCGGACGTGGAGACGGAGAGTGTCCTCGTCGACGCGATGTCCGCGAAGTTCGTGCTCCGCCCCGAGGACCTGTCGGTCGTCGTGGCCTCCAACCTCAACGCCGACATCCTCTCCGACCTCGGCAGCGCGCTGGCCGGCAGCCTGGGGCTCGCCGCCAGCGCCAACCTCAACCCCGAGCGCCGCTTCCCCAGCATGTTCGAACCGGTCCACGGCTCCGCGCCGGACATCGCGGGCCGGGGCCTGGCCAACCCGATCGGTGCGGTCGGCAGCGCGGCCCTGATGCTGGAACACCTCGGCCTGCCCGACCAGGCCGCCCGCCTCAACAAGGCGATCGAGGCCACGACCGCCGCGGGCATCCTCACCCGTGACGTCGGCGGCACCGCCACCACCGAGAACGTCACCAAGGCACTCATCGAGGCGCTGAACGTCTGA
- a CDS encoding LysR family transcriptional regulator, producing MENNLRQLAAYAAVARAKSFTAAAARLHVSQSSLSRAVADLERQLGTLLLERDTRNVQLTVAGVEALRIAEQIVNSHRSGMKELERFLLGESGTVAVATLPSVAAVLLPSAIAGFRRQWPRVAMQIMDGLEQSVLGKVLSGDADFAITTGEPSGQLEHRPLVRDRFVAVLPQDHPLAEGPEVSWEALAREPFLAVGPESSVRRLTDAAFAQIGVRAAPAAEAGNVATVGGLVAAGLGVSALPALVLPLLGTGSIVHRPLVGPVVDRRLDIALRARRALPVAAQRFLETLQDSRARQNDLPPGVSWAS from the coding sequence ATGGAGAACAATCTGCGCCAACTGGCGGCGTACGCGGCCGTCGCCCGCGCGAAGAGCTTCACGGCGGCCGCCGCCCGTCTGCATGTCTCCCAGTCCTCACTGAGCCGTGCCGTCGCTGACCTGGAGCGGCAGTTGGGGACCCTGCTCCTCGAACGGGACACCAGGAACGTCCAGTTGACGGTCGCGGGCGTGGAGGCACTGCGGATAGCCGAGCAGATCGTGAACTCCCACCGCTCGGGCATGAAGGAACTCGAACGGTTCCTGCTCGGCGAGTCGGGGACGGTGGCCGTGGCCACGCTCCCGTCCGTGGCCGCGGTACTGCTGCCTTCGGCGATCGCCGGCTTCCGCAGACAGTGGCCCCGGGTGGCGATGCAGATCATGGACGGGCTCGAACAGTCGGTTCTCGGCAAGGTCCTGTCGGGGGACGCCGACTTCGCCATCACCACCGGTGAGCCCTCGGGGCAGTTGGAGCACCGGCCGCTCGTACGGGACCGGTTCGTCGCGGTCCTGCCGCAGGACCATCCGCTGGCCGAGGGACCGGAGGTCTCCTGGGAGGCTCTGGCCCGCGAGCCCTTCCTCGCCGTGGGGCCGGAGTCGAGCGTACGCCGGCTCACCGACGCCGCGTTCGCGCAGATCGGCGTGCGGGCCGCGCCCGCCGCCGAGGCCGGGAACGTGGCGACGGTGGGCGGGCTGGTCGCGGCCGGCCTGGGCGTGTCCGCGCTGCCCGCCCTCGTCCTGCCACTGCTCGGCACCGGATCCATCGTGCATCGTCCGCTCGTCGGGCCCGTGGTCGACCGGCGCCTGGACATCGCCCTGCGCGCGCGTCGCGCCCTGCCGGTGGCGGCCCAACGGTTCCTGGAGACCTTGCAGGACTCCCGCGCCCGGCAGAACGACCTTCCGCCCGGGGTCTCCTGGGCCTCCTGA
- a CDS encoding citrate:proton symporter, protein MLAALGFSTIGLFLLLTMTKRVSVLVALVLLPVLAALVGGFAGELGEMILTGLTTVAPTGIMIAFAVLYFTLMVDAGLFDPLIRVILGAARNDPARIAVGTAVLTLCVSLDGDGASTFLITVSALLPVYKRLGMSPLVLSGTVCLGAGVMNMIPWGGPTVRAMAALKLESSEVFTPVLPAMGAGVLWVLLASYWIGRRERRRLAAVAATGETGQTGQTGQTGETGEQTASAPVSVPVAGDGPGTPLVRPTERRPPVWLTAFNALLTVVLLVGLVLEVMPLPALFALAFALALLVNHPTWEAQQALLEKHAKSVVLVTTMIFAAGVLTGVLTGTKMISEMAEALVSVVPDSLGGHLPALVAVTGMPLSLAFTPDAYYFGVLPVLSHTASGFGTDQAEIARAAILGQMTTGFPLSPLTASTFILVGMSGVQLGEHQRFIFRWAFGTTLVMTAVALLTGAISL, encoded by the coding sequence ATGCTGGCAGCGCTGGGGTTTTCCACGATCGGCCTGTTCCTGCTGCTCACCATGACGAAGCGGGTCTCCGTGCTGGTGGCGCTGGTGCTGCTGCCGGTCCTGGCCGCACTCGTCGGGGGCTTCGCCGGTGAACTGGGCGAGATGATCCTGACCGGACTGACCACGGTGGCGCCCACCGGCATCATGATCGCCTTCGCGGTCCTCTACTTCACGTTGATGGTCGACGCCGGACTCTTCGACCCGCTGATCCGTGTGATCCTCGGCGCGGCCCGCAACGATCCGGCCCGGATCGCCGTCGGCACCGCCGTGCTCACCCTGTGCGTGTCCCTCGACGGTGACGGCGCCTCGACCTTCCTCATCACCGTCTCGGCCCTGCTGCCCGTCTACAAACGGCTCGGCATGAGCCCGCTGGTCCTGTCCGGCACCGTGTGTCTGGGTGCGGGCGTGATGAACATGATCCCCTGGGGCGGACCCACGGTCCGGGCCATGGCGGCGCTGAAGCTGGAGAGTTCGGAGGTCTTCACACCGGTACTGCCCGCGATGGGGGCCGGGGTCCTCTGGGTTCTGCTGGCCTCGTACTGGATCGGTCGGCGCGAGCGGCGCCGGCTGGCCGCCGTGGCGGCGACGGGGGAAACGGGGCAGACGGGGCAGACGGGGCAGACGGGGGAGACGGGCGAGCAGACGGCGTCGGCGCCGGTGTCCGTGCCCGTGGCCGGGGACGGGCCCGGCACCCCGCTCGTGCGGCCGACGGAGCGGCGGCCGCCGGTGTGGCTGACCGCCTTCAACGCCCTGCTGACGGTGGTCCTGCTGGTCGGTCTCGTCCTGGAAGTCATGCCGCTGCCGGCACTGTTCGCGCTCGCCTTCGCGCTGGCCCTGCTGGTCAACCACCCGACCTGGGAAGCACAGCAGGCCCTGCTGGAGAAGCATGCCAAGAGCGTGGTCCTGGTCACCACGATGATCTTCGCCGCGGGAGTGCTGACCGGTGTGCTGACCGGGACCAAGATGATCTCGGAGATGGCCGAGGCGCTGGTGTCCGTCGTCCCCGACTCCCTCGGCGGCCATCTGCCCGCCCTGGTCGCCGTCACCGGAATGCCGCTGAGCCTGGCTTTCACCCCGGACGCCTACTACTTCGGTGTGCTGCCCGTCCTCTCGCACACCGCGTCCGGATTCGGCACCGACCAGGCCGAGATCGCCCGGGCCGCCATCCTCGGTCAGATGACCACCGGCTTCCCGCTCAGCCCGCTCACCGCCTCCACCTTCATCCTCGTCGGCATGAGCGGCGTACAACTCGGCGAGCACCAGCGCTTCATCTTCCGCTGGGCCTTCGGCACCACGCTGGTGATGACCGCCGTGGCACTGCTCACCGGGGCCATCTCGCTGTGA
- a CDS encoding CoA transferase: MVSNGHPDLPGRGQLRGLKVVEFAHVVAGPLAGSLLADQGADVVHVEPPGAGDAARAMGPRKDGHPLWFKVAGRNKRSVTLDLHHEAGRDLAHRLVAWADVVIVTLRSGRLRTWGLDWESVHRINPKAVLLQISGFGATSSQADAPGFGKVGEARSGVVHLTGFPDGPPVHTGFSHGDSVTGLMGAYAVLAALHRRDHDPDFDGEWIDLALFEPLFRLVEWQVIVHDQLGSVPERAGNQLAVAPAAVINTYRSRDDEWITVTSATLRSVRNIARLLGLDEERFATARQQHAGRAELDDGLRAWVAERPAAECLEAFADAEVVASRVFSVADIADDPVYAEREDIVTVDDADLGPVRMQAVLPHFRQRPGHVWRTGPALGQDNDLVYRDWLGLGEEELAELEKHDVV, from the coding sequence GTGGTTTCGAACGGGCATCCTGACCTGCCGGGCCGTGGGCAGCTCCGCGGCCTGAAGGTGGTCGAGTTCGCACATGTGGTGGCCGGCCCGTTGGCGGGTTCCCTGCTCGCCGACCAGGGCGCCGACGTGGTGCACGTGGAACCGCCCGGTGCCGGGGACGCGGCTCGCGCGATGGGGCCGCGCAAGGACGGGCACCCCCTGTGGTTCAAGGTCGCGGGGCGCAACAAGCGGTCGGTCACTCTGGATCTGCATCACGAGGCCGGCCGCGACCTCGCCCACCGGCTGGTGGCCTGGGCGGACGTCGTGATCGTCACTCTGCGCAGTGGGCGGCTGCGTACATGGGGTCTGGACTGGGAGTCCGTGCACCGCATCAACCCCAAGGCCGTACTGCTTCAGATATCCGGCTTCGGGGCGACCTCCTCGCAGGCCGACGCGCCCGGCTTCGGCAAGGTCGGCGAGGCACGCAGCGGGGTCGTGCACCTGACCGGTTTCCCCGACGGCCCTCCCGTGCACACCGGCTTCTCGCACGGGGACTCCGTGACCGGACTGATGGGCGCGTACGCCGTCCTCGCCGCGCTGCACCGCCGCGACCACGATCCCGACTTCGACGGGGAATGGATCGACCTCGCCCTCTTCGAACCGCTGTTCCGGCTCGTCGAGTGGCAGGTGATCGTCCATGACCAGCTGGGGTCGGTGCCCGAGCGCGCCGGCAACCAGCTGGCGGTCGCCCCCGCCGCCGTGATCAACACCTACCGGTCCCGTGACGACGAGTGGATCACCGTGACCTCGGCGACCCTGCGCTCCGTACGCAACATCGCCCGGCTGCTCGGGCTCGACGAGGAGCGGTTCGCGACGGCGCGTCAGCAGCACGCGGGGCGCGCCGAACTGGACGACGGGCTACGGGCCTGGGTGGCGGAGCGCCCCGCCGCCGAGTGCCTGGAGGCGTTCGCCGACGCGGAAGTGGTTGCCTCACGAGTGTTCAGCGTCGCGGACATCGCCGACGACCCGGTCTACGCCGAGCGCGAGGACATCGTCACCGTCGACGACGCGGACCTCGGCCCCGTCCGTATGCAGGCGGTGCTTCCCCACTTCAGGCAGCGGCCGGGACATGTGTGGCGGACCGGGCCGGCCCTGGGACAGGACAACGACCTCGTCTACCGTGACTGGCTCGGCCTCGGCGAGGAAGAACTCGCGGAGCTGGAGAAACACGATGTCGTCTGA
- a CDS encoding LacI family DNA-binding transcriptional regulator, translated as MTRSAADGAVPKWRSRRNFAGSRPVMDDVARLAGVSKQTVSRVLNDHPSVRAQTREAVLEAMRTLGYRPSRSARSLASGRTRMLGVISFDAARYGPASILTAINTAAQDAGYLVSSIALDTADHDTVVEAVDRLSAEGADGVIAIAPQLWVGRALADTHLDIPLVVLENGLDTETALVTGDSRAGARKATEHLLRLGHATVEHIAGPTGWTSADHRLASWRSTLEDAGVRIPEPLVGDWSADSGYELGRRLAARPDVTAVFVSNDQMALGLLHALHEAGRSVPGEVSVVGYDDIPEAAHLLPPLTTVRTDFAEIGTRCLRLLLNRIDGSTEPPRPESLVPVDLVIRASSGPASGR; from the coding sequence ATGACCCGAAGCGCCGCCGACGGAGCCGTTCCGAAGTGGCGCAGCAGACGGAACTTCGCGGGGTCGCGCCCCGTGATGGACGACGTGGCCCGGCTGGCCGGCGTCTCCAAGCAGACCGTCTCCCGCGTGCTCAACGACCATCCGTCCGTCCGCGCCCAGACGCGCGAGGCGGTCCTGGAGGCCATGCGCACGCTCGGCTACCGCCCCAGCCGCAGTGCCAGGTCGCTGGCGAGCGGCCGGACCCGGATGCTCGGTGTGATCTCCTTCGACGCGGCCCGTTACGGGCCCGCGTCGATCCTCACGGCGATCAACACGGCGGCGCAGGACGCCGGCTACCTGGTCAGTTCCATCGCGCTCGACACCGCCGACCACGACACGGTCGTGGAGGCGGTGGACCGGCTCTCGGCCGAGGGGGCGGACGGGGTGATCGCCATCGCGCCGCAGCTGTGGGTGGGGCGGGCGCTGGCCGACACCCACCTGGACATTCCGCTGGTGGTGCTGGAGAACGGCCTCGACACCGAGACGGCGCTGGTCACGGGCGACTCGCGGGCGGGGGCACGGAAGGCCACCGAGCATCTGCTGCGGCTCGGGCACGCCACGGTCGAGCACATCGCGGGTCCGACCGGCTGGACCTCCGCCGACCATCGTCTGGCCAGCTGGCGGTCGACGCTGGAGGACGCCGGGGTGAGGATCCCCGAGCCTCTGGTGGGTGACTGGAGCGCCGACTCGGGGTACGAACTGGGCCGCCGACTGGCCGCGCGCCCGGACGTGACGGCGGTGTTCGTGTCCAACGACCAGATGGCGCTGGGCCTCCTGCACGCTCTCCACGAGGCCGGGCGTTCCGTCCCCGGCGAGGTCAGCGTCGTCGGCTACGACGACATCCCGGAAGCCGCACACCTCCTGCCGCCCCTGACGACGGTCCGCACGGACTTCGCGGAGATCGGCACCCGCTGCCTGCGACTCCTCCTGAACCGCATCGACGGCTCCACCGAACCGCCCCGCCCCGAGTCCCTGGTCCCGGTGGACCTGGTGATCCGCGCCAGCAGCGGGCCCGCGTCGGGACGCTGA
- a CDS encoding LysR family transcriptional regulator, giving the protein MDARQLEYFLAIVEHGGFSRAAAALHVAQPSLSQAMANLEADLGVALFHRVGRGVVLSEAGTELLEPSRRVLRDLAAVRDTAAALAGLHGGTVELATMPSPGIEPLTTLIHRFAELHPSVTVSTQAAFTPDEVVTLVRSGACELGLLGSASPVNPSGLDVLHVEDQPFVVVAAPGGAIEDGVTIRPDDLAGQKLIASRTGSLMRSIVDDVTAGGTGTQIVTVVDHRTSILPLVLTGVGVAVLPSSWTRLARRCGAAVAPIEPTAHLHVAMVSLPAHLTPAARAFLALTGSLAQRRAREADGEPIG; this is encoded by the coding sequence GTGGATGCCCGGCAACTGGAGTACTTCCTCGCCATCGTCGAGCACGGCGGATTCAGCAGGGCGGCCGCCGCGCTGCATGTGGCGCAGCCTTCGCTGTCGCAGGCCATGGCGAACCTGGAGGCCGACCTCGGGGTGGCGCTCTTCCACCGGGTGGGTCGGGGCGTCGTCCTGAGCGAGGCCGGTACGGAACTCCTGGAGCCGAGCCGACGCGTCCTACGGGACCTGGCCGCCGTACGCGACACCGCCGCGGCTCTCGCCGGACTCCACGGTGGCACGGTCGAGCTGGCCACCATGCCCTCCCCGGGCATCGAACCCCTGACCACCCTCATCCACCGCTTCGCCGAACTGCACCCCTCCGTCACGGTGAGCACCCAGGCCGCCTTCACCCCCGACGAGGTCGTCACCCTGGTCCGCAGCGGCGCCTGCGAGCTGGGCCTGCTGGGCTCGGCGAGTCCGGTGAACCCGTCCGGGCTGGACGTCCTGCACGTCGAGGACCAGCCGTTCGTGGTGGTCGCGGCGCCCGGCGGGGCCATCGAGGACGGGGTCACGATCCGGCCCGACGACCTCGCCGGGCAGAAGCTCATCGCCTCCCGCACGGGGAGCCTGATGCGCAGCATCGTGGACGACGTCACCGCGGGCGGCACCGGCACCCAGATCGTGACGGTCGTCGACCACCGGACCTCGATCCTGCCCCTGGTCCTCACCGGTGTGGGCGTCGCCGTCCTGCCCTCCTCCTGGACCAGGCTGGCCCGGCGCTGCGGCGCCGCGGTGGCGCCCATCGAGCCCACCGCCCATCTGCACGTGGCGATGGTCAGCCTCCCCGCGCACCTCACCCCGGCGGCCCGCGCGTTCCTCGCCCTCACCGGATCACTGGCGCAGCGCCGGGCACGCGAAGCCGACGGTGAACCGATCGGCTGA